The Mytilus galloprovincialis chromosome 4, xbMytGall1.hap1.1, whole genome shotgun sequence genome contains a region encoding:
- the LOC143071217 gene encoding uncharacterized protein LOC143071217 — protein MTFFRQLPLSPVGPPGGTLPHYQMGDLGLIPRPKVNIPTSFDRMRVLSATTRLGGLRKVLTRSVSVQTVSATKALFYADQLLTKVPADMQDTILHEGHTGHTGRIRSPVKPVRQITGPKKFATTVY, from the exons atgaCATTTTTCAGACAACTGCCATTATCTCCTGTTGGTCCACCAGGCGGTACCTTGCCACATTATCAAATGGGAGATTTAGGATTGATACCTCGTCCTAAAGTTAATATTCCAACCAGTTTCGATAGAATGAGAGTCCTCTCAGCTACAACAAGACTTGGTGGTCTGAGGAAAGTTCTTACACGATCTGTTTCTGTACAAACCGTCAGTGCTACGAAG GCTCTATTTTATGCTGACCAATTGCTGACGAAAGTGCCAGCAGACATGCAGGACACTATCTTACATGAAGGTCACACAGGTCACACAGGAAGGATCAGGTCACCAGTTAAACCTGTTCGACAGATCACTGGACCAAAGAAATTTGCTACAACTGTTTATTAa